In Paenibacillus kyungheensis, the following are encoded in one genomic region:
- a CDS encoding MarR family transcriptional regulator, protein MNKKEQVLTDFRDLFSKLVWLNKLKMESTLHDYKPSEVHCIEYIGNHADANVTKMAESMYMTRGAISKITKKLIDKQLIESYQKPDNKKEIYFKLTAQGSQIKQAHDQLHQEFEERDQVVFEQVTDEQFDHMLQFIQRYSDHLDDEIKKLDHSPKSE, encoded by the coding sequence ATGAATAAAAAAGAACAAGTACTTACTGATTTTCGAGACTTATTTAGTAAACTGGTCTGGCTAAATAAGCTTAAAATGGAAAGTACTCTTCATGATTATAAGCCTTCTGAAGTACACTGTATCGAATATATTGGTAACCATGCCGATGCAAATGTCACTAAGATGGCAGAGTCTATGTATATGACCAGAGGAGCCATTAGTAAAATCACTAAAAAGCTGATCGACAAACAACTGATCGAAAGCTATCAGAAACCAGATAATAAAAAAGAAATTTATTTCAAACTTACAGCGCAAGGAAGTCAAATCAAACAAGCGCATGATCAATTACATCAAGAATTTGAAGAACGAGATCAAGTCGTATTTGAACAAGTCACCGATGAACAATTTGATCATATGCTTCAATTTATACAACGATACAGTGACCATTTAGATGATGAAATTAAAAAGCTAGATCATAGTCCAAAGTCTGAATAA
- a CDS encoding MFS transporter, giving the protein MATSHHAQPIEPSVNKHALRFGLISVFLCGLGFSIITPVVPFLVQPYVHSSSEQAIMVTLLMSVYALCVFLAAPVLGALSDKYGRRPILLLCLFGSAIGYLIFGIGGALWVLFVGRIIEGITGGSISTIFAYFADIIPSQQRTKYFGWLGAIVGVATIIGPTLGGLLAKFDYAFPLYFGAVITLLNMLYGFFFMPESLAQQHRQPEITLQKLNPFSQLASLLSTKYLSRLLISAFLLWIPNGSLQAIFSQLTIDTFQWKPVLIGLMFSILGIQDIISQGLIMPQLLKKYTDQQIVTFGMIAEIIGYGLIALSIGFTYYPLFIAGLFVFGCGDSIFGPAFNGMLSKSVDASEQGRIQGGSQSIQALARMIGPLIGGQLYILLGHAAPAWLGIILIVLAIMVLHKGVKTVQQKGFGT; this is encoded by the coding sequence TTGGCTACATCTCATCATGCACAACCTATCGAACCATCTGTAAATAAACATGCTTTACGCTTTGGACTGATTTCTGTATTTCTGTGCGGACTTGGATTCAGTATTATAACGCCTGTCGTGCCTTTTTTAGTTCAACCGTATGTCCATTCTTCATCAGAACAAGCGATTATGGTAACACTGTTGATGTCTGTATATGCTCTTTGTGTGTTTCTGGCTGCGCCTGTACTTGGAGCGTTAAGTGATAAATACGGTCGTCGTCCTATTCTGTTATTATGTCTTTTCGGTTCAGCTATCGGATATTTGATTTTTGGTATTGGTGGTGCGTTATGGGTACTGTTTGTAGGGCGTATAATTGAAGGAATCACAGGGGGAAGTATCAGTACAATCTTTGCTTACTTTGCAGACATTATACCTTCACAACAACGAACCAAATATTTTGGATGGTTAGGTGCGATTGTAGGTGTAGCGACTATCATCGGCCCTACATTAGGCGGATTACTCGCTAAATTTGATTATGCATTCCCTTTATACTTTGGAGCTGTTATCACGTTGTTAAATATGTTGTATGGATTCTTTTTTATGCCAGAAAGTCTTGCACAGCAACATCGACAACCAGAGATCACGCTACAAAAGTTAAATCCTTTTTCTCAACTTGCTAGTCTGCTTTCGACGAAATACTTGAGTCGATTATTGATATCTGCTTTTTTACTCTGGATTCCAAATGGATCTTTGCAAGCGATCTTCTCTCAATTAACGATAGATACATTTCAGTGGAAACCTGTATTGATCGGACTGATGTTTTCGATACTTGGTATTCAAGATATTATTTCTCAAGGTCTGATTATGCCCCAACTGTTGAAAAAATACACTGATCAACAAATCGTTACATTTGGTATGATCGCCGAAATTATTGGTTATGGACTGATTGCATTATCAATTGGATTCACATATTATCCTCTTTTTATCGCAGGGCTGTTTGTATTTGGCTGTGGTGATTCTATTTTCGGACCTGCATTTAACGGAATGCTTTCCAAATCTGTCGATGCAAGTGAACAAGGGAGAATTCAAGGAGGAAGTCAATCGATCCAAGCTTTGGCTAGAATGATCGGTCCACTTATTGGAGGTCAATTGTATATTTTACTCGGTCATGCTGCTCCTGCTTGGTTGGGAATTATACTGATTGTATTAGCTATCATGGTTCTACACAAAGGGGTAAAGACTGTACAGCAAAAAGGCTTTGGAACGTAA
- the mgrA gene encoding L-glyceraldehyde 3-phosphate reductase produces the protein MVYVASEKRYEEMKYNRSGRSGLKLPAISLGLWHNFGGINVYENSREMITRSFDIGITHFDLANNYGPPAGSAEETFGQVLKQDLAAYRDEMIISTKAGYYMWPGPYGEWGSRKNLLSSLDQSLKRMKLDYVDIFYSHRFDPETPLEETMMALDYAVRSGKALYAGISSYSAEQTREAASILKQLGTPLTIHQPNYSMVNRWIEDGLQDVLEETGTGSIAFCPLAQGLLTSKYLNGVPEDSRAAGSSVFLSEDSITPESIRKAQALNEVASERGQSLAQLALAWALRGGKLTSALIGASRVSQIEENVAALNNLDFTQAELDRIDSILQADENK, from the coding sequence GTGGTCTATGTAGCTTCAGAAAAGCGTTATGAAGAGATGAAATACAATCGTAGCGGTCGTTCGGGATTAAAATTACCAGCGATTTCGTTAGGATTGTGGCATAATTTTGGCGGAATTAACGTCTATGAGAACAGTCGTGAAATGATCACACGTTCTTTTGATATAGGAATTACGCATTTTGATCTAGCGAATAACTACGGCCCTCCTGCTGGTTCGGCAGAAGAAACATTTGGACAAGTATTGAAGCAAGATCTTGCGGCTTATCGAGATGAGATGATTATTTCGACCAAAGCCGGTTATTATATGTGGCCAGGCCCTTATGGAGAATGGGGTTCTCGCAAAAACTTATTATCCAGTCTAGATCAGAGTCTTAAACGGATGAAACTAGATTATGTTGATATTTTCTACTCTCATCGTTTTGATCCAGAGACTCCTTTAGAAGAAACGATGATGGCATTAGATTATGCTGTACGTTCGGGTAAAGCTTTGTATGCAGGAATCTCTAGTTATTCCGCAGAACAGACACGAGAAGCGGCTTCTATCTTAAAACAATTAGGTACACCATTAACTATTCATCAGCCTAATTATTCTATGGTTAATCGTTGGATCGAAGATGGTTTGCAAGATGTGCTGGAAGAAACAGGTACAGGAAGTATTGCGTTCTGTCCACTAGCACAAGGATTGTTAACGAGCAAATATCTGAACGGTGTACCTGAAGATTCACGAGCAGCCGGTTCGTCTGTCTTTTTAAGTGAAGATTCGATTACACCGGAAAGTATTCGCAAAGCACAAGCTCTTAACGAAGTAGCTTCGGAGCGTGGGCAAAGTCTAGCTCAATTAGCATTAGCATGGGCATTACGTGGAGGCAAATTAACGTCTGCTCTTATCGGTGCAAGTCGTGTTTCTCAGATTGAAGAAAATGTAGCTGCACTAAACAATCTTGATTTTACTCAAGCTGAATTGGATCGTATCGATTCGATTTTGCAAGCAGACGAAAATAAGTAA
- a CDS encoding NAD-dependent protein deacylase, which translates to MDNIEQLTEWIQQSKKIVFFGGAGTSTESGIPDFRSAQGLYSENGKRGYSPEEMLSRSFFEKETELFFEFYRSKLIHPQAKPNPVHHVLALLEKQGKLLSIITQNIDGLHQMAGNQKVLELHGSIHRNYCTTCKRQYTLEDVLAQSGVPRCPIDQGVIRPDVVLYGESLDQAVLEQTVAVLSQADLLLIGGTSLTVYPAAGLVSYFRGQHTVLLNASPTGHDRHADLLITDPMGSVMEQVQQRL; encoded by the coding sequence ATGGATAACATAGAACAATTAACAGAATGGATACAACAATCCAAAAAAATTGTTTTTTTCGGTGGAGCAGGAACATCGACAGAAAGTGGTATCCCGGATTTTCGCTCGGCACAAGGATTATATAGTGAAAATGGCAAAAGAGGATATTCGCCTGAAGAAATGTTAAGCCGTTCTTTTTTTGAAAAAGAAACAGAGTTATTTTTTGAATTTTATCGCAGTAAATTAATCCATCCACAAGCTAAGCCTAATCCGGTACATCATGTATTAGCTTTGTTAGAAAAGCAAGGCAAATTATTATCTATTATTACACAAAATATAGACGGTCTGCACCAGATGGCAGGTAATCAAAAAGTGTTGGAATTACATGGTTCTATTCATCGTAATTACTGCACAACATGTAAGCGACAATATACATTAGAAGATGTTTTGGCTCAATCAGGAGTGCCACGTTGTCCTATTGATCAAGGAGTGATCAGACCGGATGTTGTATTATACGGAGAATCATTGGATCAAGCTGTATTAGAGCAGACAGTGGCGGTATTATCTCAAGCGGATTTATTGTTGATTGGGGGGACTTCGCTAACTGTGTATCCAGCAGCAGGATTGGTTTCTTATTTCCGTGGTCAACATACAGTATTACTGAATGCTTCACCGACAGGTCATGATCGTCATGCTGATTTATTGATTACCGATCCAATGGGCAGTGTGATGGAGCAAGTACAACAGCGCCTCTAA
- a CDS encoding HAD family hydrolase, with protein MVRLQIGTQQVDCDALLFDKDGTLLDFMQLWGSWAERMLTQIENHLQASGHTFTGDREHVFGTRYNQEGHLIDYDRCGPLAMASVEESTAILAWQLYATGTPWDQAIAQIRRFSDIAIEHIEKEHPVQPLPGLLPFLEQCRAVQLPLAVITADWTSEAVKHLRWSGLESYFEHIIGSDQVQQSKPAPDLVYTACERLGISPTQTVMIGDSNADMQMGQNAGVPCCIGISSSEQSAHTELPDAHIIITHYDQLSIIK; from the coding sequence ATGGTACGTTTGCAAATTGGAACACAACAAGTGGATTGCGATGCTCTTTTATTTGATAAAGATGGCACATTGCTTGATTTTATGCAGTTATGGGGATCATGGGCTGAACGTATGTTGACCCAGATCGAGAATCATTTGCAAGCAAGTGGTCATACTTTTACAGGAGATCGAGAGCATGTATTTGGTACTCGCTATAATCAGGAAGGTCATCTGATCGATTATGACCGTTGTGGCCCGCTCGCGATGGCTTCTGTCGAAGAATCTACCGCGATACTAGCATGGCAGTTATATGCTACAGGTACACCATGGGATCAAGCGATAGCTCAGATTCGTCGATTCAGTGATATTGCTATAGAACATATTGAAAAGGAACATCCGGTGCAACCATTGCCCGGACTGCTTCCATTTCTAGAACAATGTCGCGCAGTACAGCTTCCACTTGCAGTGATTACCGCAGATTGGACTTCTGAAGCGGTAAAGCATCTTCGTTGGAGTGGGTTGGAAAGTTATTTTGAACATATTATCGGCAGTGATCAAGTACAACAAAGCAAGCCAGCACCTGATCTGGTCTATACAGCTTGTGAACGTTTGGGTATTTCACCGACTCAGACAGTAATGATCGGCGATAGTAATGCAGATATGCAGATGGGGCAGAATGCGGGTGTGCCTTGTTGTATTGGTATCAGTTCCTCTGAACAATCAGCTCATACCGAATTGCCAGATGCTCATATCATTATTACGCATTATGATCAGCTTAGTATAATCAAGTAA
- a CDS encoding alpha/beta fold hydrolase, giving the protein MFRKNRNQFGSYGSTRKRSRAGKIGKILLVILIVLILAAGAAAWYVFTPYTPTSQAEQALVSGTDKIAVQDTEEWISFSNAKPKGNSIIFYPGARVKPEAYSVFAHDLAKSGHTVYIMKLPFNFAFFKTDAAQAVIDRHPDEKFVIGGHSLGGVFAARYAAAHLDHIAGVFFLASYPEQKGNLQKTDIPVLSITASNDGLLKKDTYEAARAFLPQQTVYYSIEGGNHAQFGSYGEQKDDLPAQIDADEQRKQTVNTILGWMKEIPTTSKSATKK; this is encoded by the coding sequence ATGTTTAGAAAGAATCGTAATCAATTTGGAAGTTATGGTAGTACACGTAAGCGCAGTCGAGCTGGAAAGATCGGTAAAATTCTACTCGTTATTCTTATTGTGCTTATTCTTGCAGCAGGAGCGGCGGCATGGTATGTATTTACCCCGTATACGCCAACAAGTCAGGCTGAGCAAGCTTTAGTCTCTGGAACTGACAAGATTGCAGTGCAAGATACAGAAGAATGGATATCATTTAGCAATGCCAAACCTAAAGGAAATAGCATTATTTTTTATCCGGGTGCAAGAGTCAAGCCAGAAGCGTATAGCGTGTTCGCTCATGATCTAGCTAAAAGTGGGCATACGGTATACATTATGAAATTGCCGTTTAATTTTGCTTTTTTCAAAACCGATGCAGCGCAAGCTGTGATTGATCGCCATCCTGATGAAAAATTTGTTATTGGTGGTCATTCATTAGGTGGCGTTTTTGCAGCTCGTTATGCAGCAGCGCATCTGGATCATATAGCCGGTGTATTTTTCCTAGCTTCTTATCCAGAGCAAAAAGGAAATTTGCAAAAAACAGATATCCCTGTACTATCAATTACTGCTTCTAACGATGGATTGCTCAAAAAAGATACGTATGAAGCGGCACGTGCTTTTTTACCGCAACAAACGGTTTATTATAGTATTGAAGGTGGTAATCATGCTCAATTCGGTAGCTACGGAGAGCAAAAAGATGATCTTCCTGCTCAAATTGATGCAGACGAGCAACGTAAGCAGACGGTAAACACTATTCTTGGCTGGATGAAAGAAATTCCGACCACTTCAAAATCTGCCACCAAAAAGTAA
- a CDS encoding bifunctional 2-keto-4-hydroxyglutarate aldolase/2-keto-3-deoxy-6-phosphogluconate aldolase, producing MKKLQLIQKIVDNGVVAVLRGDSADQVFTMAEQAIAGGIKIIEITMTVPGALKAIEKLSRMYSWKADASENFAIIGAGTVLEPQTARAAIMAGAEFVVGPSLNPETVKICNLYRVPVLPGVTTLEGIQHALELGVDIVKLFPGNLYDPSIIKTLKGPMPQANIMPTGGVSLANLGEWVKAGAVAVGIGSDLTTEALKTGDYSLVRQKAEQYMEAFYQAKQQ from the coding sequence ATGAAAAAATTACAACTAATTCAAAAAATAGTCGATAACGGCGTTGTAGCTGTGCTACGTGGAGATTCAGCAGATCAAGTGTTTACCATGGCAGAACAAGCCATTGCTGGTGGAATCAAAATTATTGAGATTACAATGACAGTGCCTGGTGCATTAAAAGCCATCGAAAAATTAAGTCGCATGTATAGCTGGAAAGCAGATGCGTCAGAAAACTTTGCGATTATCGGAGCAGGAACAGTACTAGAACCACAGACAGCACGCGCTGCAATTATGGCAGGAGCAGAATTTGTTGTTGGGCCTTCATTGAATCCTGAAACGGTCAAAATCTGCAACTTATATCGTGTGCCTGTATTACCAGGGGTGACTACGCTTGAAGGCATCCAACATGCGCTTGAACTTGGTGTCGATATCGTCAAATTATTCCCGGGCAACCTGTATGATCCATCTATTATCAAAACGTTAAAAGGACCGATGCCTCAAGCCAATATTATGCCTACCGGTGGTGTATCCTTAGCTAATCTAGGAGAATGGGTCAAAGCAGGAGCTGTCGCTGTAGGAATCGGTTCAGATCTAACGACAGAAGCACTCAAAACAGGTGATTACAGTCTGGTACGCCAAAAAGCAGAACAATATATGGAAGCTTTCTATCAGGCTAAGCAGCAATAA